The Oxobacter pfennigii region TTTAAAATTACTGTAAACTCTAATTTGCTGCCCCCTCTGTCAACGCTCATCTTTACTTCATCTCCCGGCAGATGATCCTTTAATATTTCATTGTACTGGGCAATGGATGAAGTTTTTTTATCATCTATTGCTTCCAGCATATCCCCTTCTTTAATTTTCCCATAGGCAATGCTGTCTTTTTTGACCGCTACAACTTTCAGCCCCTGATTGGTGGGTATGCCCAGCATTGCCGCCCAATTTTCCTCAAATTCTATACCGGTATAGCAGCGCATTATTTTTCCGTAGTTTTCGTAATGCTTAAGGAAATAATTTATGTTATCGACGGGAATGGAGAAATTTACTCCCTGGTAAAACATATATCCTAAGGTATTTATGCCCACAAGCTTTCCCTCCATATTGATAAGGGGACCGCCGCTGTTTCCGGGGTTTATGGAAGCATCTGTCTGAAGGTACATATACATTCCGTCTACCGGCCTGTTCAAGCCGCTTATAATGCCCTTTGTGGCGCTGTTTCTGTAGCTGAAGAACATGGGTGTGCCTATAGCCAGCACATCACTGCCTACTTTTAAATCCTCATCCTTTGCAAACTCAATGGCTATCATACCGCTCCTGTTTATTTTTAAAAGGGCCAAATCTATATCCTTGTCGGTATAAAGAAGATTAGCCTTATATACATTGCCGTCATATGTAACAACATAAATATCTTCAAGGCCGTCTATGACATGGTTGTTTGTAAGTATCCTTCCGTCTTTGTCTATTATAACTCCTGAGCCAAACTGGATATTTGCAGGGTATTTTGAATACATCTGCTCGTCCTCATTAATTTTAGTATTATTTCCTATGATTGCAACAACAGTCGGGTTGATTTCCTCTATTATATCCGCTACTTCTTTTTTATCCTTTTCAAATTGCTCTTGCACCGCCTGAGCTTCTTTTATGCTGTTATTATTTATGTTTTCCTGAGCAGCAGCCGGAATGGCTTTTAGTGTCAGTAAAAGCATAACCGCCGCAATTAATAGGCCTGCCTTTCTCATTTTTTATCCCCCCAATAAAATATTTACCATATTAAAACCCCAATATATTAATATAAAATATGGTATCTTTTTATGTTGATATTTTAACACGAAAGAAATTATCCAACATATATAAAAAGCCTTGCAAATATCTACAAAGCTTTTTGTATATTATTGCTGCTTATGTTATTCCACTTGAGGAAGGTCAAAATCTTCAGCTTTTTTAACCTCAGCAAAGCTTATCCGAAGACTCTGTCCATATTTCAAATTATTCTCTGTATATATGTTCTTATACTGTTCACCTGCTATAAGATTATAAAATACCCTATAAACAGAACTATTATCATTATCTATATTAAGGGTGTTCATGGTTTGCAGTGTAACATTATAATGAAAATTTAAGTATGTGCTTCTCTCCTGTTCTTGATTTTCCATGCCGAAATAATTATTGAGATTGAAAGGCACACCAACAACAGATCTTTGTACAATTATTCCTTCATAAGTCCCACCAAAAGCACCAGTCGATACTACTTCCCCGTGAAAAATGCTTACATCATCTGGAAAAAGCAGCATATTGACTGCCTCTGCCAATTGTTCATCCTTATAAGATTTTTTAATAAAACCGCTGTCAGTACTTCTGTAAATTATAACCTCAGCGCCCTCAACCGATAAATA contains the following coding sequences:
- a CDS encoding S1C family serine protease; amino-acid sequence: MRKAGLLIAAVMLLLTLKAIPAAAQENINNNSIKEAQAVQEQFEKDKKEVADIIEEINPTVVAIIGNNTKINEDEQMYSKYPANIQFGSGVIIDKDGRILTNNHVIDGLEDIYVVTYDGNVYKANLLYTDKDIDLALLKINRSGMIAIEFAKDEDLKVGSDVLAIGTPMFFSYRNSATKGIISGLNRPVDGMYMYLQTDASINPGNSGGPLINMEGKLVGINTLGYMFYQGVNFSIPVDNINYFLKHYENYGKIMRCYTGIEFEENWAAMLGIPTNQGLKVVAVKKDSIAYGKIKEGDMLEAIDDKKTSSIAQYNEILKDHLPGDEVKMSVDRGGSKLEFTVILKGMPQ